The Daucus carota subsp. sativus chromosome 2, DH1 v3.0, whole genome shotgun sequence genome includes a window with the following:
- the LOC108208957 gene encoding uncharacterized protein LOC108208957, which translates to MVGAKELLKPLIHLLFPLCMHWIAEEMTVSVLVDVTTGALCPGDTTCSPAIYLNGLQQTIVGIFKMVMLPVLGQLSDEYGRKPLLLLTVSTTIFPFALLVISKSKEFVYAYYVLRTISYMISQGSIFCIAVAYVADVVDNSKRAAVFSWITGLFSASHVVGNLLARFLPESYIFEVSVALLLSCSIYMYLFLEETVKQGEKMEKSSSFLYGALEVVQARYKSMRYAATIVVTSPTLKSISIVSFFYELGMSGISGVLLYYLKAAFGFDKNQFSEILSVVGIGSIASQLVGLPLLNPCLKEKGILCAAILASIAYALLYGLAWAPWVPYLSAAFGVIFVLIKPATYAVISKGSNSTNQGKAQGFVAGVQSIASLLSPLAMSPLTSWFLSSDAPFNCKGFSIILASLCMVVSLYFALALKVEAPPDNELENEESIEAPLLS; encoded by the exons atggtGGGTGCAAAAGAGTTGTTAAAGCCACTGATCCACTTACTTTTCCCACTTTGTATGCATTGGATAGCTGAGGAGATGACAGTGTCTGTTCTTGTTGATGTCACCACTGGTGCTCTGTGTCCTGGTGACACCACTTGCTCTCCCGCTATTTATCTCAATGGCCTTCAGCAAACT ATTGTTGGAATTTTCAAGATGGTAATGCTTCCAGTGCTAGGTCAACTTTCTGATGAATACGGGCGTAAACCTCTGCTCCTCCTTACTGTATCGACGACTATTTTCCCATTTG CTTTACTTGTCATCAGCAAGTCGAAGGAATTTGTGTATGCGTATTATGTTCTTCGGACAATTTCATACATGATAAGTCAAGGGAGTATTTTCTGCATAGCGGTTGCTTATGTG GCAGATGTAGTTGATAACAGCAAGAGGGCTGCAGTTTTTAGTTGGATTACAGGTCTCTTTTCTGCTTCGCATGTAGTGGGAAATCTCCTAGCACGTTTTCTTCCTGAAAGCTACATCTTTGAG GTTTCAGTTGCCCTCCTACTTTCCTGTTCAATATATATGTACCTGTTTCTGGAGGAGACAGTTAAGCAAGGTGAAAAGATGGAAAAGAGTTCATCTTTCCTGTATGGGGCTTTGGAGGTTGTTCAGGCACGATATAAGTCAATGAGATATGCTGCAACTATTGTCGTTACTAG CCCAACACTAAAGAGCATTTCGATTGTTTCATTCTTCTATGAATTGGGAATGTCTGGCATCAGCGGAGTCTTACTG TATTATCTCAAGGCGGCTTTTGGTTTCGACAAAAATCAATTTTCAGAAATTCTGTCGGTGGTGGGGATAGGCTCAATTGCTTCTCAG TTGGTAGGGCTTCCTCTACTCAATCCATGCTTAAAAGAGAAAGGAATACTTTGCGCAGCTATACTCGCGTCCATAGCTTAT GCTTTGCTTTATGGATTGGCATGGGCTCCTTGG GTGCCGTACTTGAGTGCTGCATTTGGAGTCATCTTCGTCCTTATTAAACCCGCG ACTTATGCTGTTATATCAAAAGGATCAAATTCAACCAATCAG GGAAAAGCACAAGGATTTGTAGCTGGGGTTCAGTCAATTGCGAGTCTGTTATCACCACTAGCAATGAGTCCATTGACAT CTTGGTTTCTCTCTAGCGATGCACCATTCAATTGCAAAGGTTTCAGCATTATACTGGCATCATTGTGCATG GTCGTCTCTTTGTATTTTGCGTTGGCGCTAAAAGTGGAGGCACCACCAGATAACGAATTAGAGAATGAAGAAAGTATTGAAGCACCACTACTATCATAA